One Streptomyces sp. R28 DNA window includes the following coding sequences:
- the mshC gene encoding cysteine--1-D-myo-inosityl 2-amino-2-deoxy-alpha-D-glucopyranoside ligase — MYAWPASEVPALPGQGRDLRIHDTATGGLVTLDPGPVARIYVCGITPYDATHLGHAATYNAFDLVQRVWLDTKRQVHYVQNVTDVDDPLLERATRDNIDWVALAEKETALFREDMTALRMLPPQHYVGAVEAIPGIVPLVERLRDAGAAYELEGDIYFSVESDPDFGKVSGLDAAAMRLLSAERGGDPDRPGKKNPLDPMLWMAAREGEPSWDGGSLGRGRPGWHIECVAIALDHLGMGFDVQGGGSDLAFPHHEMGASHAQVLTGEFPMAKAYVHAGMVALHGEKMSKSKGNLVFVSQLRRDGVDPAAIRLALLAHHYRADWEWTDQVLQDAVVRLDRWRAAVSRPDGPPADALVEEIREALANDLDAPAALAAVDRWAELQHEQGGTDIGAPGVVSRTVDALLGVAL, encoded by the coding sequence ATGTATGCCTGGCCCGCTTCTGAGGTCCCCGCCCTGCCTGGTCAGGGCCGCGACCTGAGGATCCACGACACCGCGACCGGCGGTCTGGTCACCCTCGACCCCGGTCCCGTCGCCCGTATCTACGTCTGCGGCATCACCCCGTACGACGCGACCCACCTGGGTCACGCGGCGACCTACAACGCGTTCGACCTCGTGCAGCGCGTGTGGCTCGACACCAAGCGGCAGGTTCACTACGTCCAGAACGTCACCGACGTCGACGATCCGCTGCTGGAACGGGCGACGCGCGACAACATCGACTGGGTCGCCCTCGCCGAGAAGGAGACCGCCCTCTTCCGCGAGGACATGACCGCCCTGCGCATGCTGCCCCCGCAGCACTACGTCGGCGCCGTCGAGGCCATACCCGGCATCGTGCCGCTCGTCGAGCGTCTGAGGGACGCCGGCGCCGCGTACGAGCTGGAGGGGGACATCTACTTCTCCGTCGAGTCCGACCCCGACTTCGGCAAGGTGTCGGGACTCGACGCCGCCGCGATGCGACTGCTGTCCGCCGAGCGCGGCGGCGACCCGGACCGTCCGGGCAAGAAGAACCCGCTCGACCCGATGCTGTGGATGGCCGCCCGCGAGGGCGAGCCCAGCTGGGACGGCGGCTCGCTCGGGCGCGGTCGGCCCGGCTGGCACATCGAGTGCGTCGCCATCGCCCTCGACCACCTCGGCATGGGCTTCGACGTCCAGGGCGGCGGCTCCGACCTCGCCTTCCCGCACCACGAGATGGGTGCCTCGCACGCCCAGGTGCTGACCGGCGAGTTCCCCATGGCCAAGGCGTACGTCCACGCAGGCATGGTCGCCCTGCACGGCGAGAAGATGTCCAAGTCCAAGGGGAATCTGGTCTTCGTCTCGCAGCTGCGGCGCGACGGCGTCGACCCCGCCGCCATCCGGCTCGCCCTCCTCGCCCACCACTACCGGGCCGACTGGGAGTGGACCGACCAGGTGCTCCAGGACGCCGTCGTCCGCCTCGACCGCTGGCGTGCCGCCGTGTCCCGGCCCGACGGGCCGCCCGCCGACGCGCTCGTCGAGGAGATCCGCGAGGCCCTCGCGAACGACCTCGACGCCCCGGCCGCGCTCGCCGCGGTCGACCGCTGGGCCGAGCTCCAGCACGAGCAGGGCGGCACGGACATCGGCGCCCCCGGTGTCGTGTCGCGGACCGTGGACGCCTTGCTGGGCGTCGCTCTGTAG
- a CDS encoding SCO1664 family protein, with the protein MSAPERIPPRSVTPVDLLAEGELTVRGRIREASNAALFCTVAYEGQEASCVYKPVAGERPLWDFPDGTLAQREAAAYEVSEATGWGLVPPTVLRDGPYGEGMVQLWIDVTPEAELLALVDGEEPEPGWKAVGLAEVGEGRTALLVHADDERLRRLAVLDAVINNADRKGGHLLPTEGGHLYGIDHGVTFNVENKLRTLLWGWAGEPLTGEALEVLGALQEGLKQGGGLALRLAGLITAAEVEATHARVEALVTSGRHPEPSGEWPAIPWPPV; encoded by the coding sequence ATGTCCGCGCCAGAACGGATACCGCCGCGGAGCGTGACCCCGGTGGACCTGCTCGCCGAGGGCGAACTGACCGTGCGCGGGCGTATCCGCGAGGCGTCCAACGCGGCGCTGTTCTGCACGGTCGCGTACGAGGGGCAGGAGGCGTCCTGCGTGTACAAGCCGGTCGCCGGTGAGCGGCCGCTGTGGGACTTCCCCGACGGCACGCTCGCGCAGCGCGAGGCCGCCGCGTACGAGGTCTCCGAGGCGACCGGCTGGGGGCTCGTGCCGCCCACCGTGCTGCGGGACGGGCCGTACGGCGAGGGCATGGTCCAGCTGTGGATCGACGTGACGCCCGAGGCCGAGCTGCTCGCCCTGGTCGACGGCGAGGAGCCCGAGCCCGGCTGGAAGGCGGTCGGTCTCGCCGAGGTCGGCGAGGGCAGGACGGCCCTGCTGGTGCATGCCGACGACGAGCGGCTGCGGCGGCTCGCGGTCCTGGACGCGGTGATCAACAACGCCGACCGCAAGGGCGGGCACCTGCTGCCCACCGAGGGCGGCCACCTGTACGGCATCGACCACGGCGTCACCTTCAACGTCGAGAACAAGCTGCGGACGCTGCTGTGGGGGTGGGCGGGGGAGCCGCTGACCGGGGAGGCCCTCGAGGTGCTCGGCGCCCTGCAGGAGGGGCTGAAGCAGGGCGGTGGCCTGGCCCTGCGCCTGGCCGGGCTGATCACCGCCGCCGAGGTGGAGGCCACACACGCGCGCGTGGAGGCGCTGGTGACCTCCGGCAGGCATCCGGAACCGAGCGGGGAGTGGCCGGCCATTCCCTGGCCGCCGGTCTAG
- a CDS encoding DUF3090 domain-containing protein codes for MSRQVFLYDPPDRFVAGTVGLPGRRTFFLQAIAGSRVTSVALEKTQVAALAERMDELLDEVVRRSGGSAAVPAVAPTEISDSAPLESPVEEEFRVGTMALAWDGEEQRMIVEAQALVELDADSEEDLAEAEERLLQDEENGPPMLRVRLTGAQARAFAKRALDVVNAGRPPCPLCSLPLDPEGHVCPRQNGYRRGA; via the coding sequence GTGTCCCGTCAGGTGTTCCTCTACGACCCCCCGGACCGCTTCGTGGCCGGTACGGTCGGGCTTCCCGGACGCCGTACGTTCTTCCTCCAGGCCATCGCAGGCTCCCGGGTGACCAGCGTGGCCCTGGAGAAGACCCAGGTCGCCGCCCTCGCCGAGCGCATGGACGAACTGCTCGACGAGGTCGTACGGCGTAGTGGCGGCAGTGCCGCCGTGCCCGCCGTGGCGCCCACCGAGATCTCCGACAGCGCCCCGCTGGAGTCCCCCGTCGAGGAGGAGTTCCGGGTCGGCACCATGGCGCTGGCCTGGGACGGCGAGGAGCAGCGCATGATCGTCGAGGCGCAGGCCCTCGTCGAGCTCGACGCCGACTCCGAGGAGGACCTCGCCGAGGCGGAGGAGCGGCTGCTGCAGGACGAGGAGAACGGGCCCCCGATGCTGCGGGTCCGGCTCACCGGCGCGCAGGCGAGAGCCTTCGCCAAGCGCGCCCTGGACGTCGTCAACGCCGGGCGGCCGCCGTGCCCGCTGTGCAGCCTCCCGCTCGACCCGGAAGGACACGTATGTCCGCGCCAGAACGGATACCGCCGCGGAGCGTGA
- a CDS encoding histidine phosphatase family protein: protein MPTLILVRHGRSTANTEGLLAGWTPGVALDERGAAQAAALPGRLAGLPVSEVVSSPLQRCQETIAPLLEARPGLRAQTDERIGECHYGDWSGRKLAELGDEPLMEVVQAHPSAAAFPGGESMRSMQTRAAEAVREWNARVERDHGADAVYLMCSHGDIIKSLVADALGLHLDLFQRISVEPCSITAIRYTRLRPFLLRLGDTGDFASLAPREEPPADDATVGGGAGAP from the coding sequence ATGCCCACGCTGATCCTGGTCCGGCACGGACGTTCCACCGCCAACACCGAGGGACTGCTCGCCGGGTGGACGCCCGGCGTCGCCCTGGACGAGCGCGGCGCCGCACAGGCCGCCGCCCTGCCCGGGCGGCTCGCCGGGCTGCCGGTCTCCGAGGTCGTCAGCAGCCCCCTGCAGCGCTGTCAGGAGACGATCGCCCCGCTGCTCGAGGCCCGCCCCGGCCTGCGCGCCCAGACCGACGAGCGGATCGGCGAGTGCCACTACGGCGACTGGTCCGGCCGCAAGCTCGCCGAGCTGGGGGACGAGCCGCTGATGGAGGTCGTCCAGGCGCACCCGTCGGCGGCCGCGTTCCCGGGCGGTGAGTCGATGCGGTCGATGCAGACCCGCGCCGCCGAGGCCGTACGCGAGTGGAACGCGCGCGTGGAGCGCGATCACGGTGCCGACGCGGTGTATCTGATGTGCTCGCACGGCGACATCATCAAGTCCCTCGTCGCGGACGCACTCGGTCTTCATCTCGACCTCTTCCAGAGGATCTCCGTTGAACCGTGTTCCATCACCGCGATCCGTTACACACGCCTGAGGCCGTTCCTCCTGCGCCTCGGGGACACCGGTGATTTCGCGTCCCTCGCCCCCCGCGAGGAGCCGCCGGCCGACGACGCCACGGTCGGGGGCGGCGCGGGCGCACCGTGA
- the corA gene encoding magnesium/cobalt transporter CorA produces MIVDCAIYRDGRRAEGPDDFSDALDLCRLQDDAFVWVGLYEPTEKEFDRVTDEFGLHPLAVEDALNAHQRPKLEVYDDSLFMVLKPVGYEPKSDIVSSGEVMVFIGDSFVVTVRHGEEAPLSAVRRRLEHEPEMLRHGPTAVLYTIADAVVDHYVEVAGELSTDLEELETEVFSPTGGGSRHTASRIYAFKRQILEFRRATGPLAQPLSRLAGTGVFGARVPFVHDKAQPFFRDVSDHLTRVNESVEGLDRLVSDVLSAHLAQMSVRQNDDMRKISAWAAMAAIPTMIAGIYGMNFDHMPEIRWLWSYPVLIVAMAALEVLLYRLFKRRGWL; encoded by the coding sequence GTGATCGTCGACTGCGCCATCTACCGGGACGGGCGGCGGGCGGAGGGGCCGGACGACTTCTCCGACGCCCTGGATCTGTGCCGTCTGCAGGACGACGCGTTCGTCTGGGTCGGGCTGTACGAGCCCACGGAGAAGGAGTTCGACCGGGTCACGGACGAGTTCGGGCTCCACCCGCTCGCGGTCGAGGACGCCCTGAACGCCCATCAGCGGCCCAAGCTCGAGGTGTACGACGACTCGCTGTTCATGGTCCTCAAGCCGGTCGGGTACGAGCCGAAGAGCGACATCGTCTCCTCCGGCGAGGTCATGGTCTTCATCGGCGACTCGTTCGTGGTGACGGTCCGGCACGGCGAGGAGGCGCCGCTCAGTGCGGTGCGGCGCCGCCTGGAGCACGAGCCCGAGATGCTGCGGCACGGTCCTACGGCGGTGCTGTACACGATCGCCGACGCCGTGGTCGACCACTACGTGGAGGTGGCGGGCGAGCTGAGCACCGACCTGGAGGAGCTGGAGACGGAGGTGTTCTCGCCGACCGGCGGCGGCTCCCGGCACACCGCGTCCCGCATCTATGCCTTCAAACGGCAGATCCTGGAGTTCAGGCGGGCCACCGGCCCCCTGGCGCAGCCCCTGTCCCGGCTCGCGGGCACGGGCGTGTTCGGCGCGCGCGTGCCCTTCGTGCACGACAAGGCGCAGCCCTTCTTCCGCGACGTGAGCGACCACCTCACGCGCGTGAACGAGTCCGTGGAGGGCCTGGACCGGCTCGTCTCCGACGTCCTGTCGGCGCATCTGGCGCAGATGAGCGTCCGGCAGAACGACGACATGCGGAAGATCTCCGCGTGGGCGGCCATGGCCGCGATCCCCACGATGATCGCGGGGATCTACGGCATGAACTTCGACCACATGCCGGAGATACGCTGGCTGTGGTCGTATCCGGTGCTGATCGTCGCCATGGCCGCCCTGGAGGTCCTGCTGTACCGGCTGTTCAAGAGGCGGGGCTGGTTGTAG
- a CDS encoding ferritin-like domain-containing protein has translation MLSAKSLFQEILDNDESFRLFCSIAASGESQGGWENARIAALVPESERPLAPKITRHGADEDKHGRIFNALMNKRGLRPVPVPPETDYTMLLENHGIGLAHDKLKSDEPLTVQDIVTYLSHSRVTEQRASEQMELLRKHFADHPDLGRAVRMISHDEDNHLAYCHEELLRFAAQGHVRAIQRTLRECALAEIRIYRDVSLAVMDHMGRILGWPRAKAAVLAAGIHAVYAWERVAGWRRMVSLKMPERRDALGGPATSAPEFA, from the coding sequence ATGCTTTCGGCCAAGAGTCTGTTCCAGGAGATCCTCGACAACGACGAGTCCTTCCGCCTGTTCTGCTCCATCGCGGCCAGCGGGGAGTCCCAGGGCGGTTGGGAGAACGCCCGCATCGCCGCGCTCGTCCCGGAGAGCGAGCGCCCTCTCGCACCCAAGATCACCCGGCACGGCGCGGACGAGGACAAGCACGGGCGGATCTTCAACGCCCTGATGAACAAGCGCGGCCTCCGACCGGTGCCCGTCCCGCCCGAGACCGACTACACGATGCTCCTGGAGAATCACGGCATCGGTCTCGCCCACGACAAGCTCAAGAGCGACGAGCCGCTCACCGTCCAGGACATCGTCACCTACCTGTCGCACAGCAGGGTCACCGAGCAGCGCGCCTCGGAGCAGATGGAGTTGCTGCGCAAGCACTTCGCCGACCACCCCGACCTCGGCCGCGCGGTCAGGATGATCTCCCACGACGAGGACAACCACCTCGCCTACTGCCACGAGGAGTTGCTGCGCTTCGCGGCCCAGGGACACGTCCGGGCCATCCAGCGAACGCTGCGTGAGTGCGCGCTGGCGGAGATCCGGATCTACCGGGACGTCAGCCTCGCGGTCATGGACCACATGGGGCGCATCCTCGGCTGGCCGAGGGCGAAGGCGGCCGTGCTCGCGGCCGGCATCCACGCGGTGTACGCCTGGGAGCGCGTCGCGGGCTGGCGGCGCATGGTGTCCCTGAAGATGCCGGAACGACGCGACGCGCTCGGCGGCCCCGCCACCTCGGCGCCCGAGTTCGCCTGA
- a CDS encoding LLM class F420-dependent oxidoreductase, with product MQLGINLGYWGAGMDADNLAVAQEADRLGYAVCWAAEAYGSDAATVLTWVAAQTERIDVGSAIFQIPARQPAMTAMTAATLDSLSGGRFRLGLGVSGPQVSEGWYGVKFDKPLARTREYVEIVRKAMTRERLSYEGQHWTLPLPGGPGKPIKLTVHPEREHIPLYIAAIGPKNLEQTGEIADGALLIFPSAEHLEDTAIQYLRAGREKAGKTLDGFDVCPTLPLAVGDDKDVAALADTFRPYTALYVGGMGSPKQNFYNQLAQRMGYEKEAAEIQTKYLSGDKQGAAAAVPHDLIDKTTLLGSVDRIADRMKAYAAAGVTTLSLAPAGFTLDERLASLRAGTEALERAGLA from the coding sequence ATGCAGCTCGGGATCAACCTCGGCTACTGGGGCGCCGGAATGGACGCGGACAATCTCGCCGTCGCCCAGGAGGCCGACCGGCTGGGATACGCCGTGTGCTGGGCCGCCGAGGCGTACGGCTCGGACGCGGCCACCGTGCTCACCTGGGTCGCCGCCCAGACCGAGCGCATCGACGTGGGCTCCGCCATCTTCCAGATCCCGGCCCGCCAGCCGGCGATGACCGCGATGACGGCGGCGACCCTTGACTCGCTCTCCGGCGGGCGCTTCCGGCTCGGCCTCGGCGTCTCCGGACCGCAGGTCTCCGAGGGCTGGTACGGCGTCAAGTTCGACAAGCCGCTGGCACGCACGCGTGAGTACGTCGAGATCGTCCGCAAGGCCATGACGCGCGAGCGCCTGTCGTACGAGGGGCAGCACTGGACACTGCCGCTGCCCGGCGGTCCCGGCAAGCCGATCAAGCTGACCGTGCACCCCGAGCGCGAGCACATCCCGCTGTACATCGCCGCCATCGGCCCGAAGAACCTCGAGCAGACCGGTGAGATCGCCGACGGCGCGCTGCTGATCTTCCCGTCCGCCGAGCACCTCGAGGACACCGCGATCCAGTACCTGCGCGCCGGGCGCGAGAAGGCCGGCAAGACGCTCGACGGGTTCGACGTGTGCCCGACCCTTCCCCTCGCCGTCGGCGACGACAAGGACGTGGCCGCGCTCGCCGACACCTTCCGTCCCTACACCGCGCTGTACGTCGGCGGCATGGGCAGCCCCAAGCAGAACTTCTACAACCAGCTCGCCCAGCGCATGGGCTACGAGAAGGAAGCCGCCGAGATCCAGACCAAGTACCTCTCCGGCGACAAGCAGGGCGCCGCGGCCGCCGTACCGCACGACCTGATCGACAAGACCACGCTGCTCGGTTCCGTCGACCGCATCGCGGACCGGATGAAGGCCTACGCCGCGGCCGGGGTCACCACCCTGTCCCTCGCGCCCGCGGGCTTCACGCTCGACGAGCGGCTCGCCTCGCTCCGCGCCGGCACCGAGGCCCTGGAGCGTGCCGGCCTGGCGTGA
- a CDS encoding aldo/keto reductase, with the protein MEQRHLGRTGLRVSRIGLGTLTWGRDTDEHDAADVLKTFWEAGGTLVDTADVYGDGGAEYLLGRLIEGLVPRRDLVISTKAGSVPDPDRRFDGSRGHLLSALDASLTRLGTDYVDVWHIHAFDPGTPLEETLQALDLAVSSGRARYAGVSNFCGWQLAKAATWQLAAPGIRTRLASTQLEYSLLQRGVEREVLPAALDLGIGLLPSSPLGRGVLTAKYRNSTPPDSRGASEHLAPFVAPYLDDTASRIVDAVQTAADGLAVTPLQVALAWVRDRPGVTAPVIGARNAQQLTAALSVEALSLPDEICRALDDVSAPVHRYPDHDWSTL; encoded by the coding sequence ATGGAGCAGAGGCATCTCGGCCGGACCGGCCTGCGCGTGTCCCGGATCGGGCTCGGCACCCTCACCTGGGGCAGGGACACCGACGAGCACGACGCCGCGGACGTCCTGAAGACGTTCTGGGAGGCGGGCGGCACCCTCGTCGACACGGCGGACGTGTACGGCGACGGAGGGGCCGAGTATCTGCTCGGACGGCTCATAGAAGGGCTGGTCCCGCGCCGGGACCTGGTCATCTCGACGAAGGCGGGCAGCGTGCCCGACCCCGACCGCCGCTTCGACGGCTCGCGCGGCCACCTGCTCTCCGCGCTGGACGCCTCGCTGACCCGGCTCGGCACGGACTACGTCGACGTCTGGCACATCCACGCCTTCGACCCGGGCACCCCGTTGGAGGAGACCCTGCAGGCCCTCGACCTGGCGGTCAGCAGCGGCCGTGCCCGCTACGCCGGTGTCTCCAACTTCTGCGGCTGGCAGCTCGCCAAGGCGGCGACCTGGCAGCTCGCGGCGCCGGGTATACGGACCCGGCTGGCGAGCACGCAGCTGGAGTACTCGCTGCTCCAGCGCGGCGTGGAACGCGAGGTGCTGCCGGCCGCGCTCGACCTCGGCATCGGCCTGCTGCCCTCTTCCCCGCTCGGCCGTGGCGTCCTGACGGCCAAGTACCGCAACTCCACTCCCCCCGACTCACGCGGCGCCTCGGAACATCTGGCGCCCTTCGTCGCGCCGTACCTCGACGACACGGCGAGCCGCATCGTGGACGCGGTACAGACGGCGGCCGACGGGCTGGCGGTGACCCCGCTCCAGGTCGCCCTCGCCTGGGTCCGCGACCGGCCCGGCGTGACCGCACCCGTCATCGGCGCGCGCAACGCACAGCAGCTCACGGCGGCGTTGTCAGTGGAGGCCCTTAGTCTTCCTGACGAGATCTGCCGGGCGCTCGACGATGTGTCGGCGCCCGTGCACCGCTATCCCGATCACGACTGGAGCACGCTGTGA
- a CDS encoding helix-hairpin-helix domain-containing protein, protein MSTEPPETTEDTEPGTPGATPEGGTPGAGAAEGSGSETADSRPADRDSESVNPAAGAGESGESDAGNGDTTARSSATEDGDSGTGAPSSEAQDGDGGTAPKLSEAEAEIAAQRVERERIERRKAEKKAPVESGAKLSGTAADLLAAVRAVESGAKPAATVFSEPGPSRRAAPEPVRRPQPVPAEAPAGPAPETVESVRGVLTEGGAPEALAPQVAAVLGEGAGDQLRADPWQLLRVGGVRPEQADGFARALLGAECGPDDERRGRAVTVWLLEQAALAGHTALEMPALTAALAQRGVPDADTALQDTLAEGEALVFQDALDEPGAPARRDEEPEEGEVRPVRVLVGLERYALAEESLADGLARLINSVPKQDGSAEEWEGAAAAAGSAADLIRAVGAHGLVLHTGGEASLSEPAALLRTAQALGVRAWAVTHGPVGRGRFSALLSESSGPDSPTQAESAPGVATVAGLLSGAEGPGRDADGAFDLDLLVVLDAPQLDVETAALLTESLPDGARLVLAGDPAVLWSAGPGRVFADLLTARICPQIASRRPDPGPLGELVSGIGIGELNQVEAPGKEVVIVPVRDAGEAVHRTVQLVADSVPRAIGVPTEETQVITPGHGGAAGTRVLNAALKERLNPGPGRFGGFDPGDRIAYSPAPGRTVPGQVVKADAEGLHLTCAGEAVVVPKERVEESVRHGWALTAHQAAGTRWPAVVVVLPGDAAQALSRPWVYTAFSRADRHLSVVHGAEQALPKAVAEIPAKPRTTRLPALLAPQLTTAG, encoded by the coding sequence GTGAGCACGGAGCCGCCCGAGACCACGGAGGACACGGAGCCGGGGACACCGGGGGCCACGCCGGAGGGCGGGACGCCGGGGGCCGGGGCCGCCGAGGGCAGCGGGAGCGAGACTGCGGATTCGCGGCCGGCGGACAGGGACAGCGAGAGCGTGAACCCTGCGGCCGGGGCGGGCGAGTCAGGCGAGTCGGACGCCGGCAACGGCGACACCACGGCCCGGAGTTCGGCGACCGAGGACGGCGACAGTGGCACCGGCGCCCCGTCGTCGGAGGCCCAGGACGGCGACGGCGGCACCGCGCCAAAGTTGTCGGAGGCCGAGGCCGAGATTGCCGCTCAGCGGGTCGAGCGGGAGCGGATCGAGCGACGCAAGGCCGAGAAGAAGGCGCCCGTGGAGAGCGGGGCCAAGCTCAGCGGGACGGCCGCCGATCTGCTCGCCGCGGTACGAGCCGTGGAGAGCGGCGCGAAGCCGGCGGCCACCGTCTTCAGCGAGCCCGGGCCATCACGCCGCGCCGCCCCGGAGCCGGTACGCCGGCCGCAGCCCGTGCCGGCCGAAGCGCCCGCGGGTCCCGCTCCGGAGACCGTCGAGTCCGTGCGCGGCGTGCTGACCGAAGGCGGCGCCCCCGAGGCTCTCGCCCCGCAGGTCGCCGCGGTCCTCGGCGAGGGCGCGGGCGACCAACTGCGCGCGGACCCCTGGCAGTTGCTGCGCGTCGGCGGCGTACGGCCGGAGCAGGCCGACGGGTTCGCGCGGGCGCTGCTCGGCGCGGAGTGCGGACCGGACGACGAGCGCCGTGGCCGGGCGGTCACCGTCTGGCTCCTGGAGCAGGCGGCCCTGGCCGGGCACACGGCCCTGGAGATGCCCGCGCTCACCGCCGCGCTGGCCCAACGGGGTGTGCCGGACGCCGATACGGCCCTGCAGGACACCCTGGCCGAGGGCGAGGCCCTGGTCTTCCAGGACGCCTTGGACGAGCCCGGCGCCCCGGCCCGGCGGGACGAGGAGCCGGAGGAGGGCGAGGTACGGCCCGTCCGTGTCCTGGTCGGCCTGGAGCGGTACGCCCTCGCGGAGGAGAGCCTCGCCGACGGACTGGCCCGCCTGATCAACTCGGTGCCGAAGCAGGACGGTTCGGCCGAGGAGTGGGAAGGGGCCGCGGCCGCCGCGGGCTCCGCCGCCGACCTGATCCGCGCGGTCGGCGCGCACGGCCTGGTTCTCCACACCGGCGGGGAGGCGTCCCTGAGCGAACCGGCGGCGCTGCTGCGCACGGCACAGGCTCTCGGCGTGCGGGCCTGGGCGGTCACCCACGGCCCGGTCGGCAGGGGGCGCTTCTCGGCACTGCTGAGCGAGTCCAGTGGGCCGGACAGCCCCACGCAGGCGGAATCCGCGCCCGGCGTCGCCACCGTGGCCGGTCTGCTCTCCGGTGCCGAAGGGCCCGGCCGGGACGCGGACGGGGCGTTCGACCTCGATCTGCTCGTCGTGCTGGACGCGCCGCAGTTGGACGTCGAGACGGCGGCTCTGCTCACGGAGTCGTTGCCGGACGGGGCCCGGCTGGTGCTGGCCGGGGATCCGGCGGTGCTGTGGTCGGCGGGCCCCGGGCGGGTGTTCGCCGATCTGCTGACGGCGCGGATCTGCCCGCAGATCGCCTCGCGGCGACCGGATCCCGGCCCGCTGGGCGAGCTGGTGTCCGGTATCGGCATCGGCGAGCTGAACCAGGTCGAGGCGCCCGGCAAGGAGGTCGTGATCGTGCCGGTGCGGGACGCGGGCGAGGCCGTGCACCGTACCGTGCAGCTCGTCGCGGACTCGGTGCCACGCGCGATCGGCGTCCCGACCGAGGAGACCCAGGTGATCACGCCGGGCCACGGCGGTGCGGCCGGCACACGCGTCCTCAACGCCGCGCTCAAGGAACGGCTCAACCCCGGTCCCGGCCGCTTCGGCGGCTTCGACCCCGGTGACCGTATCGCCTACTCCCCGGCGCCGGGTCGTACGGTGCCGGGCCAGGTGGTGAAGGCCGATGCCGAGGGGCTGCACCTGACCTGCGCGGGCGAGGCCGTCGTCGTACCGAAGGAGCGGGTGGAGGAGTCCGTACGGCACGGCTGGGCGCTGACCGCACACCAGGCGGCCGGTACCCGCTGGCCGGCGGTGGTCGTGGTCCTCCCGGGCGACGCGGCCCAGGCCCTGAGTCGCCCCTGGGTCTACACGGCCTTCAGCCGCGCCGACCGCCACCTCTCCGTGGTCCACGGCGCGGAACAGGCCCTCCCCAAGGCGGTCGCCGAAATCCCGGCCAAGCCCCGCACGACCCGTCTGCCGGCGTTGCTGGCACCACAGCTGACCACGGCCGGCTGA
- a CDS encoding DUF5703 family protein, with amino-acid sequence MPEYEFVDVYVPRGVSRKDATRLLTDHAEYGHWELDRLSLLRDGSRRVRLRRRIIRQVRATW; translated from the coding sequence ATGCCGGAATACGAATTTGTCGACGTGTACGTACCGCGCGGGGTCTCCCGCAAGGACGCCACACGCCTGCTGACGGACCATGCCGAGTACGGACACTGGGAGTTGGACCGCCTGAGCCTGCTGCGCGACGGCAGCCGCAGGGTGCGGCTGCGCCGCCGGATCATCCGCCAGGTGCGGGCCACGTGGTGA
- a CDS encoding chaplin family protein, translated as MRQVTRKGLMTVAAATGVIAAAGGAAHATGSGANGTSTNSPGVLSGNTVQAPVHVPVNVCGNTVNVVGLLNPASGNSCSNQGGGASAGHGDSGGGSGASTGGHASDSPGVGSGNHVEAPIDVPVNVCGNSVDVIGIGNSVEGNDCTNGGAGSGHTPPGGGHETPPGSPEQPGNPGNPGNPGNPEQPGNPGTPGNPGNPGSPQNPGEPTHPGTPSTPPSTGGETPGGGSSHGNQPGAQSVTQPQGEAELAHTGSDLPMGLVLPVGAGALLAGSVLYRKARASA; from the coding sequence ATGCGACAGGTCACCCGCAAGGGCCTGATGACCGTGGCGGCCGCGACCGGCGTCATCGCCGCCGCGGGCGGCGCCGCCCACGCAACCGGCTCGGGTGCGAACGGCACCAGCACGAACTCGCCCGGCGTGCTGTCGGGCAACACGGTGCAGGCGCCGGTGCACGTGCCGGTCAACGTGTGCGGCAACACGGTCAACGTCGTCGGACTGCTCAACCCGGCGAGCGGCAACAGCTGCAGCAACCAGGGCGGCGGCGCGTCCGCCGGTCACGGGGACTCCGGTGGCGGCTCAGGGGCGTCGACGGGTGGGCACGCCAGTGACTCGCCCGGCGTCGGCTCCGGCAACCACGTCGAGGCGCCGATCGATGTGCCGGTCAACGTGTGCGGCAACAGCGTCGACGTCATCGGCATCGGCAACTCCGTCGAGGGCAACGACTGCACCAACGGAGGCGCCGGCTCCGGCCACACCCCGCCGGGCGGCGGCCACGAGACCCCGCCCGGGTCGCCGGAGCAGCCGGGCAACCCCGGTAACCCCGGCAACCCCGGTAACCCCGAGCAGCCGGGCAACCCCGGCACCCCGGGGAACCCCGGCAACCCCGGGAGCCCGCAGAACCCGGGCGAGCCCACCCACCCCGGCACCCCGAGCACGCCGCCCAGCACGGGCGGCGAGACGCCGGGCGGTGGCTCCTCGCACGGGAACCAGCCGGGCGCCCAGTCCGTCACCCAGCCCCAGGGTGAGGCCGAGCTCGCCCACACCGGCAGCGACCTGCCGATGGGCCTCGTCCTGCCGGTCGGCGCGGGGGCGCTGCTCGCGGGCTCGGTGCTGTACCGCAAGGCACGGGCCTCTGCGTAG